In a single window of the Pseudopipra pipra isolate bDixPip1 chromosome Z, bDixPip1.hap1, whole genome shotgun sequence genome:
- the STARD4 gene encoding stAR-related lipid transfer protein 4 isoform X2 produces MACYRCCRKSKDATVWRKPSEEFSGYLYKAQGVVEDVANRIVDHIRPGPYRLDWDSLMTSMDILETFEENCCVMRYTTAGQLWNIIAPREFVDFSYTTSYADGLLTCGISLNYEEVRPNFVRGFNHPCGWFCVPLKDCPSHSLLTGYIQTELRGMLPQSAVDTAMSSTLANFYSDLKKALKS; encoded by the exons aaagatgCAACTGTGTGGCGTAAACCATCAGAAGAATTCAGTGGATACCT CTACAAAGCTCAAGGAGTGGTGGAAGATGTTGCTAACAGAATAGTGGATCATATTCGCCCTGGACCTTACAGGCTAGACTGGGACAGCTTAATGACTTCAATGGACATCTTGGAAACATTTGAAGAG AACTGCTGTGTGATGCGCTATACAACTGCTGGCCAGCTCTGGAACATCATAGCACCAAGGGAGTTTGTTGATTTCTCTTACACCACAAGCTATGCAGATGGGCTTCTAACATGTG GTATAAGCCTCAACTACGAGGAGGTGAGGCCTAACTTTGTGCGTGGATTCAATCACCCTTGCGGCTGGTTCTGTGTCCCCCTCAAGGATTGTCCCAGCCACAGCCTTTTGACAGGCTACATTCAGACTGAACTGCGGGGGATGCTGCCACAATCTGCAGTAGACACTGCCATGTCCAGTACCTTGGCCAATTTCTACTCTGACCTCAAAAAGGCACTCAAATCGTAG